A genomic segment from Treponema sp. Marseille-Q3903 encodes:
- the thrC gene encoding threonine synthase, with the protein MIYTDTRDSSVKVTFKQAVMGGMNPATGGLYMPLSFPKLESCLLNKDPAPSFRDVAFNMAKPYVEGEIPDNDLVSLIQDAYPFQPKIVPLDSISYVLELFHGPTCAFKDFGARFMARAMSYFNKSEDTPLHILVATSGDTGSAVGSAFHGVSGLDVTILYPDGKISPLQEKQLSTFTGNVRALKVKGTFDDCQKLVKTAFTDDELRKKLRLSSANSINIARLLPQSFYYMYASLVVRNRCALDNKISNPSIIMVVPSGNFGNLTSGLIAKEMGAPIAGFTAATNSNRTIPDWIATGDYNARPSVETFANAMDVGAPSNYERIKAMYTLETVRSLFASYWQNNEGIIAGIKSCNDKTGYIIDPHGAIGWSAWNDIRNGAMEQLMNGQKNDFNVPGLTPNVPVWAQAVKDKKAVGIILETASPAKFGSIVKDAIGKEPPMPSRLGQVMRLPDMAVSMENDYNMFKDWLLANR; encoded by the coding sequence ATGATTTATACAGACACAAGGGACAGCAGTGTAAAAGTTACTTTTAAACAGGCTGTGATGGGAGGTATGAATCCTGCAACCGGCGGATTGTACATGCCTTTAAGTTTTCCAAAACTTGAAAGTTGTCTTTTGAATAAAGATCCTGCCCCTTCTTTTAGAGATGTAGCTTTTAATATGGCAAAACCTTACGTTGAAGGTGAAATCCCTGATAACGATTTGGTTTCTCTTATTCAAGACGCATATCCGTTCCAGCCGAAAATTGTTCCACTTGATTCAATCTCTTATGTCCTTGAATTGTTCCACGGACCTACATGCGCTTTCAAAGATTTTGGTGCTCGTTTTATGGCTCGGGCAATGTCGTACTTTAATAAAAGTGAAGATACTCCGCTTCATATTTTAGTTGCAACATCAGGCGACACAGGTTCGGCTGTCGGAAGCGCTTTTCATGGTGTATCAGGACTTGATGTTACAATCCTTTATCCAGACGGAAAAATCAGTCCGTTACAGGAAAAACAACTTTCTACTTTTACAGGAAATGTCCGTGCGCTCAAAGTGAAAGGTACTTTTGATGATTGCCAAAAACTCGTAAAGACTGCGTTTACAGATGATGAACTTCGAAAAAAACTCAGGCTTTCTTCTGCAAATTCAATCAATATCGCACGCCTTTTGCCGCAGAGCTTTTATTACATGTATGCTTCGTTAGTTGTCAGAAATCGCTGTGCTTTAGACAATAAAATCTCCAACCCGTCAATCATAATGGTTGTACCGTCGGGAAATTTTGGAAACCTTACATCAGGTTTGATAGCAAAAGAGATGGGAGCTCCAATTGCAGGTTTTACGGCAGCAACAAATTCAAACAGGACAATTCCTGACTGGATTGCTACAGGTGACTATAATGCACGTCCTTCTGTTGAAACTTTTGCGAATGCCATGGATGTCGGAGCTCCGAGCAATTATGAACGAATAAAAGCAATGTACACGCTTGAAACAGTCCGCTCTTTGTTCGCTTCATACTGGCAGAACAATGAAGGAATCATCGCCGGTATAAAATCTTGCAACGATAAAACAGGTTATATCATAGACCCGCATGGAGCAATCGGTTGGTCTGCATGGAACGATATAAGAAATGGCGCTATGGAGCAATTGATGAACGGTCAGAAAAATGATTTCAATGTTCCGGGTCTCACACCAAATGTTCCTGTTTGGGCGCAGGCAGTAAAAGATAAAAAAGCAGTCGGCATAATCCTCGAAACAGCTTCTCCTGCAAAATTCGGTTCAATCGTAAAAGATGCAATCGGCAAGGAACCTCCAATGCCGTCTCGCTTGGGACAGGTGATGCGTTTACCGGACATGGCAGTTTCAATGGAAAACGATTACAACATGTTCAAAGATTGGTTGCTGGCTAACCGCTAA
- a CDS encoding D-2-hydroxyacid dehydrogenase yields the protein MKLTILDGHAVNPGDLPWDKFSDLVDITVYERTPQELVINRIGDSDAILLNKVNITEEVFATCQNLKYVGVLATGYNVVDIEAAKRHKVTVTNIPSYSTNSVAQHVFSFILNFTNQVELHNNSVHNGEWITCPDFCYWKSPLMELSEKTLGVFGYGMIGKKVTEIAKAFGMNVICCTRTAQDGMPKSVTFEQMMQLSDIVTLHAPLTEKTKNIINKASLKLMKKSAYLINTARGGFVVEQELADCLNSGQIAGYAADVVSQEPMNKDSPLLTAKNCVITPHIAWSPLESRKRLQNIAYDNLKNFINGTPTNSITK from the coding sequence ATGAAACTCACGATACTTGATGGTCATGCGGTGAATCCAGGAGATTTGCCTTGGGATAAGTTTAGTGATTTGGTTGATATAACCGTATATGAACGCACTCCTCAAGAACTTGTCATAAATCGCATTGGAGATTCCGATGCGATTTTGTTAAATAAAGTCAACATCACGGAAGAAGTCTTTGCAACATGTCAAAATCTGAAATACGTTGGCGTTCTTGCAACCGGTTACAATGTAGTCGATATTGAAGCGGCAAAACGCCATAAAGTAACAGTGACAAACATTCCCTCTTACTCTACCAATTCCGTCGCCCAGCATGTATTCAGCTTCATCTTAAATTTTACAAATCAAGTTGAACTTCACAACAACTCCGTTCACAATGGCGAGTGGATCACTTGCCCGGATTTTTGTTACTGGAAATCACCTTTGATGGAATTGTCAGAAAAAACTCTTGGAGTATTCGGATACGGCATGATAGGAAAAAAAGTCACAGAAATTGCAAAAGCATTCGGGATGAATGTAATCTGTTGCACAAGGACAGCGCAGGACGGAATGCCGAAATCTGTAACATTTGAACAGATGATGCAGCTGTCCGACATAGTCACACTTCATGCCCCTCTTACAGAAAAAACTAAAAATATAATAAACAAGGCTTCATTAAAACTGATGAAAAAATCGGCGTATTTGATAAACACTGCGCGCGGAGGATTTGTAGTTGAACAAGAACTTGCAGACTGCCTGAACTCAGGGCAAATTGCAGGTTATGCAGCTGATGTCGTTTCCCAAGAACCGATGAACAAAGATTCTCCTCTCTTGACCGCAAAAAACTGTGTAATCACGCCGCACATAGCGTGGTCACCACTTGAATCAAGGAAAAGGCTGCAAAATATCGCTTACGATAATCTCAAAAACTTTATAAACGGAACGCCGACTAACTCTATAACAAAATAA
- a CDS encoding cation transporter → MQKKIYVVGMFDDGTAGKVQAAVAAVAGVTNCVASCEKSQVLVDYDNDSVIDSINSAISGCGVEVLD, encoded by the coding sequence ATGCAGAAAAAGATTTACGTAGTTGGTATGTTTGATGATGGGACGGCTGGAAAAGTTCAGGCAGCTGTTGCAGCCGTTGCTGGAGTTACAAACTGCGTTGCAAGCTGTGAAAAATCACAAGTTCTTGTAGATTACGATAATGACAGTGTAATCGATTCAATCAATTCTGCAATTTCCGGTTGTGGTGTTGAAGTTTTAGATTAA
- a CDS encoding DUF3298 and DUF4163 domain-containing protein, whose protein sequence is MKRFYSRVFFLFIFIFCILSLTSCITNNVNGNSLFHSRLNAEYKTIDISENISYLKTKIKYPEFTKYSELNRYISNMVNSNYKNFKSYSKNEWEQINTINSHNDLETKLPPFEYNTTFEVSKSDQVISVLLNTYIFTGGAHGNTTLISLNYNVKENKFINIVQASGLTIDEISSISRKYLTKKLIDDNKALKNIADKDFMQEMINTGAFPQAGNFEIFCVDGKKIYVYFEPYSVAPYAYGIQKVQIK, encoded by the coding sequence TTGAAAAGATTTTATAGTCGAGTATTTTTTTTATTCATTTTTATTTTTTGTATTTTATCGCTTACATCTTGCATAACAAATAATGTAAACGGAAATTCTCTTTTTCACTCGAGATTAAATGCTGAATATAAAACAATAGATATTTCTGAAAACATTAGTTATCTCAAAACAAAAATAAAATACCCGGAATTTACAAAATATTCCGAATTAAACCGCTATATATCAAACATGGTCAACAGCAATTATAAAAATTTCAAATCTTATTCAAAAAATGAATGGGAGCAGATAAACACAATCAATTCTCACAACGATTTAGAAACAAAGCTGCCGCCGTTTGAATACAACACAACTTTTGAAGTATCAAAATCGGATCAAGTGATAAGCGTTTTACTGAACACATATATTTTTACAGGAGGAGCACATGGAAACACAACACTAATTTCCCTTAATTACAATGTAAAAGAGAACAAGTTTATCAATATTGTGCAAGCGTCCGGGCTTACAATCGATGAGATTTCTTCAATCAGCAGGAAATATCTGACAAAAAAACTTATAGACGACAATAAAGCCTTGAAAAATATTGCAGATAAAGATTTTATGCAAGAGATGATCAATACAGGTGCTTTTCCGCAAGCAGGTAATTTTGAAATATTTTGTGTAGATGGAAAAAAAATCTACGTTTATTTTGAACCGTATTCCGTCGCTCCTTACGCTTATGGAATTCAAAAAGTTCAAATAAAATAG
- a CDS encoding MFS transporter, producing MRSLTKGKMWCYAIGQLGWSILSGLIASWLVYFYQPNLEALADGMIPLVPQGRIVLGVFTIIGVVTAVGRIFDAVTDPLVGSWSDKCKSKLGRRIPFMRFSAIPLGLVFLLVFCAPVQKISALNSAWVLITVLGYYFLITCYCTPYTSLLAELPHNQDEKLKLSMSISLTFIVGTCTGYTAPYIWKSLVATGMELVPAMRIAFAILAIIATVFMLVPAFGINERDYCDAKPSELNMFSSLAKTFKNKNFRVFVYQDIIYFFGIAMFQTGLPFFVTTKTLLGLDVAWTTIMFGGLTFLSLCFYPFVTKMNARFGKKKLLVAAFVGFFLTFTITGLSGKILGLPVLVQAVVIVVIGSFPQAIFGIIPQTIVADIAQSDEIVTGENRSGMFYAARTFAMKAGQSLALLMFTSLATLGTDGVGYRIVAFTSAACCVAGGIIISFFNEKKVCDIINSVKKV from the coding sequence ATGAGATCTTTGACAAAAGGAAAGATGTGGTGTTATGCAATCGGTCAACTCGGATGGTCAATCCTGAGCGGTCTAATTGCGTCATGGCTCGTGTATTTCTACCAGCCGAATCTTGAGGCTTTAGCAGACGGAATGATTCCTCTTGTTCCACAAGGGCGAATCGTTCTTGGAGTTTTTACAATTATCGGTGTTGTTACAGCTGTAGGCCGTATATTCGACGCAGTTACAGACCCTCTAGTTGGAAGTTGGTCAGATAAATGCAAAAGCAAACTAGGAAGGCGTATCCCATTTATGCGATTTTCGGCAATTCCGCTTGGGCTTGTTTTTTTGCTTGTTTTTTGCGCTCCTGTTCAAAAAATAAGTGCGCTCAACAGCGCTTGGGTTTTGATAACTGTGCTCGGATATTATTTTTTGATAACTTGTTATTGCACTCCTTACACATCGTTGCTTGCAGAGCTTCCACACAATCAGGATGAAAAATTAAAACTCTCAATGTCGATTTCACTTACATTCATAGTAGGAACATGTACAGGTTATACAGCTCCTTATATCTGGAAATCGTTAGTTGCCACTGGGATGGAACTTGTCCCTGCAATGAGAATCGCTTTTGCTATTCTAGCAATCATAGCGACAGTTTTTATGCTTGTCCCCGCATTTGGAATAAATGAAAGAGATTATTGTGATGCGAAGCCTAGCGAATTAAACATGTTTTCATCCCTTGCAAAAACATTTAAAAATAAAAACTTCCGCGTTTTTGTCTATCAGGATATCATATACTTTTTTGGAATAGCGATGTTCCAGACAGGTCTGCCGTTTTTTGTCACAACAAAAACGCTTTTGGGCTTAGACGTAGCATGGACGACAATAATGTTCGGCGGACTCACATTTCTCTCGCTCTGCTTTTATCCGTTTGTGACAAAGATGAACGCAAGATTTGGAAAGAAAAAACTCCTCGTAGCTGCTTTTGTCGGATTCTTTTTGACATTCACAATCACTGGTCTTTCGGGGAAAATATTGGGACTTCCTGTTTTGGTTCAGGCGGTTGTAATCGTCGTGATAGGCTCGTTTCCGCAGGCAATATTTGGAATAATTCCACAGACAATTGTTGCAGATATCGCTCAGAGTGATGAAATTGTGACAGGAGAAAACCGCAGCGGAATGTTTTATGCAGCGAGGACATTCGCCATGAAAGCAGGACAAAGCCTCGCATTGCTTATGTTCACATCATTAGCAACTCTCGGCACTGACGGGGTTGGCTACAGAATAGTCGCTTTTACATCAGCCGCATGCTGTGTTGCAGGAGGAATTATAATTTCTTTCTTCAACGAAAAGAAAGTCTGTGATATAATCAATTCAGTTAAAAAAGTATGA
- a CDS encoding TetR/AcrR family transcriptional regulator, with amino-acid sequence MTEKEKLLEDKDEIKNLRKNRILQSAFTFFSEKGIDTIAMTDIAKDAEIGVASLYRYYETKDEIAIKTAMWAWENQKEDIMPEIESADYEVKTGLEQLDFIFGKFVKLFENAPDFLRFIYFFDSYAVRTKIAQERLVDYEKMIGTVQEVVSKAINKGIEDGSIDKKYAKDEEKLYFTTMHSLFSTAQKLTLNKNMLSIDSKTNGAEQLALLAKILIAGIKA; translated from the coding sequence ATGACAGAAAAAGAAAAACTTTTAGAGGATAAAGACGAGATTAAAAATTTGAGGAAAAACAGAATCTTGCAGAGCGCTTTCACTTTTTTTTCTGAAAAAGGGATCGACACAATCGCAATGACAGATATTGCAAAAGATGCCGAAATCGGAGTTGCATCGCTTTACCGTTATTACGAAACAAAAGATGAAATTGCAATAAAGACTGCTATGTGGGCATGGGAAAACCAAAAAGAAGATATCATGCCGGAAATCGAAAGCGCTGATTATGAAGTTAAGACAGGACTTGAACAGCTTGATTTTATCTTTGGAAAATTTGTAAAACTTTTTGAAAATGCGCCGGACTTTCTGCGTTTTATTTATTTTTTTGACTCTTATGCAGTTCGTACAAAAATTGCACAGGAACGGCTTGTTGATTATGAAAAGATGATTGGCACAGTTCAGGAAGTTGTTTCAAAAGCAATCAATAAAGGGATTGAAGACGGCTCTATTGATAAAAAATATGCAAAAGATGAAGAGAAGCTTTATTTCACAACGATGCATTCGCTTTTCAGCACGGCTCAAAAACTCACTTTGAACAAAAATATGCTTTCAATCGACTCAAAGACAAATGGCGCAGAGCAGCTCGCCCTTCTCGCAAAAATTTTGATTGCAGGAATTAAAGCATAA
- a CDS encoding glycoside hydrolase family 36 protein encodes MKRYFAHHDYKALSNSIVDIIELKDIIGDKVKLSDAFINIGGWQSWNPGYEIMPDKKQLSLKCRFIKGWNKYLVFPESETKCSKNIVTGQFVTYLRWNNFYAVFASVGNKDKALPPVQFIFNRKENKISIEICDKDADWKKNDITAEIEIFTANSYFECKEKLGTAFGKNHFEQIKSLGNNFGGWESWYNHYSNINQKLIEDDLTALKETENIISKGAYSSLIFQIDDGWEQSLGDWDSRDDRFPSGLKYLAEKIESKNYIPGIWCAPFIIDSRSKTAEKHPQWLLRDSKGELVDAGYNPLWGSDGTFYCLDLSRDDVLEHLVNLMDKIIDEWGFRYIKLDFLYSGMLFGNYTNKSPSYKIYDNALKKITCKKTTKDGKNVYYLGCGAPFELSFKYLPLSRIGCDTYEHWKNRSARLIGWNGRNEAYLNLKDTLGHAMWDKTIFANDPDVVFIRSKKCSLTKEEKFVIAGINTLFGSQFMYSDDPASVGEEEKKLTDEILEFRAKYENENFGLRQVSEYFYTIFSESGRYSGEINIGKNRYIKILENK; translated from the coding sequence ATGAAACGCTATTTTGCACATCATGATTATAAAGCTTTATCAAATTCAATTGTCGACATCATTGAGCTAAAAGATATAATTGGAGATAAGGTCAAACTTTCAGATGCTTTTATAAATATCGGAGGATGGCAAAGCTGGAATCCAGGATATGAAATCATGCCCGATAAAAAACAGCTTTCGTTGAAGTGCCGCTTTATAAAAGGCTGGAATAAATATCTTGTTTTTCCTGAATCTGAAACAAAATGCTCAAAAAATATTGTGACTGGGCAGTTTGTAACTTACCTTCGCTGGAATAATTTCTACGCAGTTTTTGCATCAGTTGGAAATAAAGACAAAGCGCTCCCGCCCGTACAGTTTATTTTTAATAGAAAAGAAAACAAAATCAGCATTGAAATATGCGACAAAGACGCTGACTGGAAAAAAAATGATATAACTGCGGAAATCGAAATTTTTACGGCGAATTCATATTTTGAATGCAAGGAAAAACTCGGCACAGCTTTCGGCAAAAATCACTTTGAGCAGATTAAATCGCTCGGAAACAATTTCGGCGGCTGGGAAAGCTGGTACAATCACTACTCAAATATAAATCAGAAATTGATTGAAGACGATTTGACGGCGCTTAAAGAGACCGAAAATATCATCTCAAAAGGCGCGTACAGCTCTTTAATTTTTCAGATTGATGACGGTTGGGAACAGTCTCTCGGAGATTGGGATTCGCGCGACGACAGATTTCCATCAGGATTAAAATATCTTGCAGAAAAAATCGAAAGTAAAAATTACATTCCGGGCATCTGGTGCGCTCCTTTTATAATAGATTCACGAAGCAAAACTGCTGAAAAACACCCTCAATGGCTTTTGCGCGATTCAAAAGGAGAACTTGTTGATGCAGGATACAATCCGCTTTGGGGCTCTGATGGGACTTTTTACTGTCTGGATTTGAGCCGAGACGACGTTCTTGAACACCTAGTCAATTTGATGGACAAAATAATAGATGAATGGGGATTTCGTTACATAAAGCTCGACTTTCTTTACAGCGGAATGCTTTTTGGCAATTATACAAATAAATCTCCAAGTTACAAAATATATGACAACGCATTGAAGAAAATCACATGCAAAAAAACGACAAAAGACGGCAAAAATGTCTACTATCTGGGGTGCGGAGCTCCTTTTGAACTCTCTTTTAAATATCTTCCGCTTTCGAGGATCGGCTGCGACACTTATGAACACTGGAAAAATAGATCGGCACGGCTGATTGGGTGGAACGGCCGCAACGAAGCTTACCTGAACCTAAAAGACACTCTGGGACACGCTATGTGGGATAAAACAATTTTTGCAAATGACCCCGATGTCGTATTTATCCGCAGCAAAAAATGTTCGCTCACAAAAGAAGAAAAGTTTGTGATTGCTGGAATAAACACTTTGTTCGGAAGCCAGTTCATGTATTCAGATGATCCGGCATCTGTCGGCGAAGAAGAAAAAAAACTGACAGACGAAATTCTTGAATTCAGGGCAAAGTACGAAAATGAAAATTTCGGTTTGCGGCAAGTTTCCGAGTATTTTTACACAATTTTCAGTGAGTCGGGAAGATATTCAGGCGAAATCAATATCGGGAAAAATCGATACATAAAAATTTTAGAAAATAAATAA
- a CDS encoding HD-GYP domain-containing protein codes for MNRLDTVKAGILNLKHAKVVAIFSITFSLIYHISMLFLFLRLNVRPLFYFNIFSVALFGILQIIVFRKKTFVIPFAFAYVEVVIHQILADYFLGGDASFHFFIMLMGILPFITFDRHFALAAFYSIISTIGFIFLETIRHYFTPRYEISERVLFVLKVLNVSFSCSVICLAVFIFAYIVWHTEQNLQFQVEEKTREIQKKNEKLVSLQNQIINSLASLVENRDGDTGSHILRTSAYVEIIARKAYENGLWRGIIDEQYIELIKSAAPMHDIGKIVVPDSILKKPGKLTDEEFDQMKLHTTEGRRIIEEIVGIAENKNYVKIASEIATSHHERWDGRGYPYQHAAEEIPLSARIMAVADVFDALVSTRCYKKPMDKEDAFRII; via the coding sequence ATGAATCGACTCGATACAGTCAAAGCCGGCATACTTAATCTCAAGCATGCAAAGGTGGTGGCGATTTTTTCAATTACGTTTTCATTGATTTACCATATTTCAATGCTTTTTTTGTTCCTTCGTCTAAATGTACGCCCCTTGTTTTATTTTAATATATTCAGCGTCGCGCTTTTTGGAATTCTTCAAATAATCGTATTTCGCAAAAAGACATTTGTGATTCCATTTGCGTTTGCCTATGTGGAAGTTGTTATCCATCAGATTCTTGCAGACTATTTTCTTGGCGGAGACGCCTCGTTCCACTTTTTCATAATGTTGATGGGGATTCTGCCATTCATAACTTTCGACAGGCATTTTGCCCTCGCGGCCTTTTACAGCATAATCTCCACTATAGGTTTCATCTTTCTTGAGACGATTCGCCATTATTTTACTCCAAGATATGAGATTTCAGAAAGAGTGTTGTTTGTTCTCAAAGTTCTGAACGTGTCTTTTTCCTGCTCTGTAATATGCCTAGCCGTATTCATATTCGCCTACATAGTCTGGCACACGGAGCAGAATCTACAATTCCAGGTTGAAGAAAAGACAAGGGAAATCCAAAAAAAGAACGAAAAGCTGGTCTCTCTCCAGAACCAGATAATCAACAGCCTTGCGAGCCTTGTCGAGAATCGGGACGGAGACACTGGAAGCCATATTTTAAGGACAAGCGCCTATGTCGAGATAATCGCAAGGAAGGCTTACGAAAATGGGCTTTGGCGCGGAATTATTGACGAACAGTACATCGAGCTTATCAAAAGCGCCGCCCCAATGCACGATATAGGAAAAATTGTGGTGCCTGACAGCATTCTTAAAAAGCCCGGAAAACTGACCGATGAGGAATTCGACCAGATGAAACTGCACACAACAGAGGGAAGGCGCATAATCGAGGAGATAGTAGGAATCGCTGAAAACAAAAACTATGTAAAAATCGCCTCTGAAATCGCGACAAGTCACCATGAACGCTGGGACGGACGGGGCTATCCGTATCAGCATGCGGCGGAAGAAATTCCACTTTCCGCTCGGATCATGGCTGTGGCTGACGTTTTTGACGCCCTTGTCTCCACTCGCTGCTACAAAAAGCCCATGGATAAGGAGGACGCTTTTCGCATCATATGA
- the rlmN gene encoding 23S rRNA (adenine(2503)-C(2))-methyltransferase RlmN, which translates to MEKIILSGLLPSEITEKLELQQKFRGLQIFKWIGAGVKDFDKMTNLSVSIREELKEKSMIRSSSVSNVLKDPDGTIKLQIALKDGNAVETVLLTDREGRKTACVSCQAGCAMRCAFCMTGTLGLSRNLDASEIVEEFMYLEEAAGKLDNIVFMGMGEPMHNLGAIRKAIEVLCSKDGRALSSKRITLSTCGIVEGIYDLADNGPHIRLAVSLTTANEELRKELMPVARSKENSLLALRKAIDYYVKKSGKRVTLEAALLHQKNTDEKSAKNMIDFARGIDVNVNLIPWNPVSILPFEEPSNNEVHNFVKKLEQAGINVTLRQKRGRKIGGACGQLGKTN; encoded by the coding sequence ATGGAAAAAATAATTTTATCCGGTTTACTCCCATCTGAAATCACGGAAAAACTTGAACTGCAACAAAAATTCCGTGGCTTGCAGATTTTTAAATGGATTGGAGCCGGCGTAAAAGATTTTGATAAAATGACAAATTTAAGCGTGTCAATTCGGGAAGAATTAAAAGAAAAGTCAATGATACGCTCCTCTTCCGTAAGCAACGTATTAAAAGATCCTGACGGAACAATCAAATTACAAATTGCATTGAAAGATGGAAACGCTGTTGAGACTGTCTTACTTACTGACCGCGAAGGGCGTAAGACAGCCTGTGTATCTTGTCAGGCAGGATGTGCAATGAGATGCGCGTTTTGCATGACGGGAACACTTGGGCTTTCACGAAACCTTGATGCCAGCGAAATAGTAGAAGAATTTATGTATCTGGAAGAAGCGGCTGGCAAGCTTGACAACATTGTTTTTATGGGAATGGGAGAACCGATGCATAACCTCGGTGCAATACGTAAAGCTATTGAAGTTTTATGCAGCAAAGATGGCAGGGCTCTTTCATCAAAACGAATAACATTGTCGACATGTGGAATCGTAGAAGGCATATACGATTTGGCAGATAACGGTCCGCATATAAGGCTTGCAGTCTCCCTTACAACTGCAAACGAAGAATTGAGAAAAGAACTAATGCCTGTTGCCCGCAGCAAAGAAAACAGCCTTTTAGCATTGCGAAAAGCGATAGATTATTATGTTAAAAAATCGGGAAAACGTGTGACGCTTGAAGCAGCACTCCTTCATCAAAAAAATACAGATGAAAAAAGCGCAAAAAACATGATAGACTTTGCACGCGGCATCGACGTAAATGTAAATTTAATTCCATGGAATCCTGTTTCGATTTTGCCGTTTGAGGAACCTTCAAATAACGAGGTTCACAACTTTGTCAAAAAACTTGAACAAGCGGGAATCAACGTAACTCTCAGACAAAAACGCGGAAGAAAGATTGGCGGAGCTTGTGGGCAGCTCGGCAAAACAAATTAA
- a CDS encoding tetratricopeptide repeat protein: MEQLNQNDDMMFPENFEPAAAENKADELVNKISDLSKKGYQLIKENDIEGAKTAFNEILTIDENNNYALVGLGDTERKQNHFNEAISYYRKCLEFYPSNNYALFGLADCYKALNQFPKAIDIWQQYLVHDDKNITVITRVADAYRKIHDFRKSKELYLKVLEMEKDNAYALIGLGHLNYDFKEYKEALYYWTRIYELNKDKDVDIRVLTAIGNCHRKLKTFEEGTKFFEIALERDPTNFYALFGLADCYRGMSQPLKSITYWNKILESDPKNKVILTRAGDAYRATGNFKEAKFYYNKALDIEFDIYAAIGLALICKDEGELEEAATRFENLIRNDSKNSRLYIDLSECYVAMNRKQDAVKLLSDYLRFDNRNIAVKSALDKINIS; the protein is encoded by the coding sequence ATGGAGCAATTGAATCAGAATGACGATATGATGTTTCCTGAAAATTTTGAACCAGCAGCGGCAGAGAATAAAGCAGATGAATTGGTAAATAAAATATCTGACTTATCAAAAAAAGGCTATCAACTTATAAAAGAAAATGATATAGAAGGCGCAAAAACAGCTTTCAACGAAATTCTTACAATAGACGAAAACAACAATTACGCTCTTGTAGGACTAGGCGATACGGAAAGAAAACAAAATCATTTCAATGAGGCAATCAGTTATTATAGAAAATGCCTTGAGTTCTACCCTTCAAACAACTATGCACTTTTCGGTCTTGCAGACTGTTATAAAGCACTAAATCAGTTTCCAAAAGCAATCGATATTTGGCAACAATACCTTGTCCACGATGACAAAAACATCACAGTAATCACACGTGTCGCTGACGCATATCGTAAAATTCATGATTTTCGAAAATCTAAAGAGCTGTATCTCAAAGTTCTGGAAATGGAAAAAGACAACGCATACGCACTTATTGGACTTGGACATTTAAACTATGATTTTAAAGAATATAAAGAAGCTCTTTATTACTGGACGCGCATATACGAATTAAATAAAGATAAAGATGTTGATATCCGCGTGCTGACTGCAATTGGCAACTGTCACCGTAAGCTAAAGACTTTTGAAGAAGGCACAAAATTCTTTGAAATTGCATTGGAACGCGACCCGACTAATTTTTATGCGTTGTTCGGACTTGCAGACTGTTACCGGGGAATGAGTCAGCCGCTAAAGTCTATTACTTATTGGAATAAAATTCTCGAAAGTGATCCAAAAAACAAAGTCATCCTTACACGCGCAGGAGATGCATACAGAGCTACAGGGAATTTTAAAGAAGCAAAATTTTATTACAACAAGGCTCTCGATATTGAATTCGATATTTATGCAGCAATCGGACTTGCACTGATATGCAAAGATGAAGGCGAACTTGAAGAAGCCGCTACTCGTTTTGAAAACCTTATCAGAAACGATTCTAAAAATTCACGCCTCTATATAGATCTTTCGGAATGCTATGTTGCGATGAACAGAAAGCAGGATGCTGTAAAACTATTAAGCGATTATCTCCGTTTTGACAACAGGAACATCGCAGTAAAGAGCGCTCTTGACAAAATAAACATAAGTTAA